In one window of Equus asinus isolate D_3611 breed Donkey chromosome 16, EquAss-T2T_v2, whole genome shotgun sequence DNA:
- the LOC106831576 gene encoding guanylate-binding protein 5-like isoform X1 — MAQKIHMPEPLCLIENTKGQLVANPKALKILSAITQPVVVVAIVGLYRTGKSYLMNKLAGKQKGFSVGSTVQSHTKGIWMWCVPHPEKPNHTLVLLDTEGLGDVEKGDKKNDTQIFALAILLSSTFVYNTMNKIDQQAIDLLHYVTELSNLLRTVSSPDGGGVEDAADSVSICPDLVWTLRDFYLALEADGQLVTADEYLENSLRQKQGTDRSLQNFNLPRQCIQKFLPRKKCFIFDLPTHRKKLAHLETPHNDELDSDFVQQVAEFCSYVFKHSKTKTLSGGIKVNGPRRLALSQHPYPFSSTPHVGRLPQHGPPSGAMSAPGIRIGKPLAAKVEWCTLNRCATGLAPRRSYI, encoded by the exons ATGGCCCAAAAGATCCACATGCCAGAACCCCTGTGCCTCATTGAGAACACCAAAGGGCAACTAGTGGCTAATCCGAAAGCTCTGAAGATCCTGTCTGCCATTACGCAgcctgtggtggtggtggctATCGTGGGCCTCTACCGCACAGGCAAATCCTACCTGATGAACAAGCTGGCTGGGAAGCAAAAGG GCTTCTCAGTTGGATCCACGGTGCAGTCTCACACCAAGGGGATCTGGATGTGGTGTGTGCCTCATCCCGAGAAGCCAAACCACACTCTAGTTCTCCTTGACACCGAGGGCCTCGGGGATGTAGAGAAG GGTGACAAGAAGAATGATACCCAGATCTTTGCACTGGCGATACTGCTGAGTAGTACTTTTGTGTACAATACCATGAACAAAATTGACCAGCAGGCTATCGACCTATTGCA CTATGTGACAGAACTGTCAAATCTGCTCAGGACAGTATCCTCACCCGATGGTGGTGGGGTTGAAGATGCAGCTGACTCGGTGAGCATCTGTCCAGACTTAGTGTGGACTCTGAGAGATTTCTACCTAGCCCTGGAAGCAGATGGGCAACTCGTCACAGCAGATGAATACCTGGAGAATTCGCTGAGGCAAAAGCAAG GCACCGATCGAAGTCTCCAAAATTTCAATTTGCCCCGTCAGTGTATACAGAAATTCCTTCCaagaaagaaatgctttattTTCGACTTGCCCACTCACCGGAAGAAGCTTGCCCACCTCGAGACACCGCATAATGATGAGCTGGATTCTGACTTTGTGCAACAAGTGGCAGAATTCTGTTCATACGTCTTCAAGCATTCCAAGACTAAAACCCTTTCAGGAGGCATTAAAGTCAATGGACCTC gaagattagccctgagccaacatccatacCCATTCTCCTCCACTccacatgtgggacgcctaccacagcatggcccgccaagcggtgccatgtctgcacctgggatccgaatcggcaaacccctggctgccaaagtggaatggtGCACACTCaatcgctgtgccactgggctggctcctagaAGATCTTATATTTGA
- the LOC106831576 gene encoding guanylate-binding protein 5-like isoform X5 produces the protein MAQKIHMPEPLCLIENTKGQLVANPKALKILSAITQPVVVVAIVGLYRTGKSYLMNKLAGKQKGFSVGSTVQSHTKGIWMWCVPHPEKPNHTLVLLDTEGLGDVEKGDKKNDTQIFALAILLSSTFVYNTMNKIDQQAIDLLHYVTELSNLLRTVSSPDGGGVEDAADSVSICPDLVWTLRDFYLALEADGQLVTADEYLENSLRQKQGTDRSLQNFNLPRQCIQKFLPRKKCFIFDLPTHRKKLAHLETPHNDELDSDFVQQVAEFCSYVFKHSKTKTLSGGIKVNGPH, from the exons ATGGCCCAAAAGATCCACATGCCAGAACCCCTGTGCCTCATTGAGAACACCAAAGGGCAACTAGTGGCTAATCCGAAAGCTCTGAAGATCCTGTCTGCCATTACGCAgcctgtggtggtggtggctATCGTGGGCCTCTACCGCACAGGCAAATCCTACCTGATGAACAAGCTGGCTGGGAAGCAAAAGG GCTTCTCAGTTGGATCCACGGTGCAGTCTCACACCAAGGGGATCTGGATGTGGTGTGTGCCTCATCCCGAGAAGCCAAACCACACTCTAGTTCTCCTTGACACCGAGGGCCTCGGGGATGTAGAGAAG GGTGACAAGAAGAATGATACCCAGATCTTTGCACTGGCGATACTGCTGAGTAGTACTTTTGTGTACAATACCATGAACAAAATTGACCAGCAGGCTATCGACCTATTGCA CTATGTGACAGAACTGTCAAATCTGCTCAGGACAGTATCCTCACCCGATGGTGGTGGGGTTGAAGATGCAGCTGACTCGGTGAGCATCTGTCCAGACTTAGTGTGGACTCTGAGAGATTTCTACCTAGCCCTGGAAGCAGATGGGCAACTCGTCACAGCAGATGAATACCTGGAGAATTCGCTGAGGCAAAAGCAAG GCACCGATCGAAGTCTCCAAAATTTCAATTTGCCCCGTCAGTGTATACAGAAATTCCTTCCaagaaagaaatgctttattTTCGACTTGCCCACTCACCGGAAGAAGCTTGCCCACCTCGAGACACCGCATAATGATGAGCTGGATTCTGACTTTGTGCAACAAGTGGCAGAATTCTGTTCATACGTCTTCAAGCATTCCAAGACTAAAACCCTTTCAGGAGGCATTAAAGTCAATGGACCTC attag
- the LOC106831576 gene encoding guanylate-binding protein 5-like isoform X4 yields the protein MAQKIHMPEPLCLIENTKGQLVANPKALKILSAITQPVVVVAIVGLYRTGKSYLMNKLAGKQKGFSVGSTVQSHTKGIWMWCVPHPEKPNHTLVLLDTEGLGDVEKGDKKNDTQIFALAILLSSTFVYNTMNKIDQQAIDLLHYVTELSNLLRTVSSPDGGGVEDAADSVSICPDLVWTLRDFYLALEADGQLVTADEYLENSLRQKQGTDRSLQNFNLPRQCIQKFLPRKKCFIFDLPTHRKKLAHLETPHNDELDSDFVQQVAEFCSYVFKHSKTKTLSGGIKVNGPRQKTVQDLE from the exons ATGGCCCAAAAGATCCACATGCCAGAACCCCTGTGCCTCATTGAGAACACCAAAGGGCAACTAGTGGCTAATCCGAAAGCTCTGAAGATCCTGTCTGCCATTACGCAgcctgtggtggtggtggctATCGTGGGCCTCTACCGCACAGGCAAATCCTACCTGATGAACAAGCTGGCTGGGAAGCAAAAGG GCTTCTCAGTTGGATCCACGGTGCAGTCTCACACCAAGGGGATCTGGATGTGGTGTGTGCCTCATCCCGAGAAGCCAAACCACACTCTAGTTCTCCTTGACACCGAGGGCCTCGGGGATGTAGAGAAG GGTGACAAGAAGAATGATACCCAGATCTTTGCACTGGCGATACTGCTGAGTAGTACTTTTGTGTACAATACCATGAACAAAATTGACCAGCAGGCTATCGACCTATTGCA CTATGTGACAGAACTGTCAAATCTGCTCAGGACAGTATCCTCACCCGATGGTGGTGGGGTTGAAGATGCAGCTGACTCGGTGAGCATCTGTCCAGACTTAGTGTGGACTCTGAGAGATTTCTACCTAGCCCTGGAAGCAGATGGGCAACTCGTCACAGCAGATGAATACCTGGAGAATTCGCTGAGGCAAAAGCAAG GCACCGATCGAAGTCTCCAAAATTTCAATTTGCCCCGTCAGTGTATACAGAAATTCCTTCCaagaaagaaatgctttattTTCGACTTGCCCACTCACCGGAAGAAGCTTGCCCACCTCGAGACACCGCATAATGATGAGCTGGATTCTGACTTTGTGCAACAAGTGGCAGAATTCTGTTCATACGTCTTCAAGCATTCCAAGACTAAAACCCTTTCAGGAGGCATTAAAGTCAATGGACCTC GGCAGAAAACTGTACAGGATTTGGAATGA
- the LOC106831576 gene encoding guanylate-binding protein 5-like isoform X3, which yields MAQKIHMPEPLCLIENTKGQLVANPKALKILSAITQPVVVVAIVGLYRTGKSYLMNKLAGKQKGFSVGSTVQSHTKGIWMWCVPHPEKPNHTLVLLDTEGLGDVEKGDKKNDTQIFALAILLSSTFVYNTMNKIDQQAIDLLHYVTELSNLLRTVSSPDGGGVEDAADSVSICPDLVWTLRDFYLALEADGQLVTADEYLENSLRQKQGTDRSLQNFNLPRQCIQKFLPRKKCFIFDLPTHRKKLAHLETPHNDELDSDFVQQVAEFCSYVFKHSKTKTLSGGIKVNGPRITEAQITQLLSPQPPQWWQLEPVTR from the exons ATGGCCCAAAAGATCCACATGCCAGAACCCCTGTGCCTCATTGAGAACACCAAAGGGCAACTAGTGGCTAATCCGAAAGCTCTGAAGATCCTGTCTGCCATTACGCAgcctgtggtggtggtggctATCGTGGGCCTCTACCGCACAGGCAAATCCTACCTGATGAACAAGCTGGCTGGGAAGCAAAAGG GCTTCTCAGTTGGATCCACGGTGCAGTCTCACACCAAGGGGATCTGGATGTGGTGTGTGCCTCATCCCGAGAAGCCAAACCACACTCTAGTTCTCCTTGACACCGAGGGCCTCGGGGATGTAGAGAAG GGTGACAAGAAGAATGATACCCAGATCTTTGCACTGGCGATACTGCTGAGTAGTACTTTTGTGTACAATACCATGAACAAAATTGACCAGCAGGCTATCGACCTATTGCA CTATGTGACAGAACTGTCAAATCTGCTCAGGACAGTATCCTCACCCGATGGTGGTGGGGTTGAAGATGCAGCTGACTCGGTGAGCATCTGTCCAGACTTAGTGTGGACTCTGAGAGATTTCTACCTAGCCCTGGAAGCAGATGGGCAACTCGTCACAGCAGATGAATACCTGGAGAATTCGCTGAGGCAAAAGCAAG GCACCGATCGAAGTCTCCAAAATTTCAATTTGCCCCGTCAGTGTATACAGAAATTCCTTCCaagaaagaaatgctttattTTCGACTTGCCCACTCACCGGAAGAAGCTTGCCCACCTCGAGACACCGCATAATGATGAGCTGGATTCTGACTTTGTGCAACAAGTGGCAGAATTCTGTTCATACGTCTTCAAGCATTCCAAGACTAAAACCCTTTCAGGAGGCATTAAAGTCAATGGACCTC